ATCCAGCGTTTTATGCACAATTACCTTCTCCGTCACCAAAATCGAACCAATCAGGTCCTGCATTTAATTGGGGTTCCCCTGACTTTTGGCGGATTGATCGGATTTGGGCTGGCAGGAGAGTGGATTTTTGCCGGAATCGCATTTGTCACCGGCTATCTCCTGCAGTTTCTGGGGCATTTCGTTGAACAAAACGATGCTGGCGAGCTCATTTTGGTCAAGAAACTGCTGGGAAAACCTTACACAGAATTCGGTCCAGACACTCAAAATCGCATGAATTTTGACCAATCGTCAAAAAAGTCAAGTTGTAACGATTAAATCGCCGATACCGAATGTAGTGATTTTGCCAACCAGGCAGGTTGTTCTGCGCATCCGTGTGCAGAACACAATGCTGACCGTCTCCGTGCATTGGTGAATTCTCCCCGAAACTACAATCGATTATGAACCCTAAGTGGTTATGAAAATACACTTTGTAACCATAATCGACGTTCATGTCTTTAAGGATGGATACATGAACCTTCGTCAGAAGTTACACCAATTATTCTGTGGATGCTTAATAACCAGCCAACTTGTTGGTTGTCATGGTCTGGGTACTGATACGGACCTGCATTATCTTGGAGACAAAGATCTTCAATATTATGAAGATGTCGCGACCAAGATCGAGTATCCGGCTGTTTTTGAAGAAACCCCGGAAGAAATTACGTTCTCAGGGAAACCGCGGACACTGGCAGACCGCTCCCAAGATGAAATCTGGGATTTGCCTTTAATGGATGCGATCCATCTGGGCCTGGCCAACAGCGAAGTCATTCGTGTTTCCGGAACGTTGGGAACAAACGGTAACGGCTTATTAAATAATCCGGATGGCACGCCTACAATTTTCGACCCGTCGATCCAGGAAACCAACGTTTTGCTGGGTGGATCACGGGGTGTGGAAGCAGCACTGTCTGCCTTTGATACGACATTTACCACGAACATGCTCTGGGGCCGCTCGGAACAAGTGCAGAACAGTCCGTTCTTCGGTGGGATTCCCGGTGGTACATTGACTCAGGAAACCGGACAGTTTCAATCGGGATTATCCAAGACCTTTGCCAACGGTGGCCAATTTGCGGTTTCACATAACTGGAATTACAACGGCAGCAACTCGACCAGCCAACTGTTTCCGTCCAACTATTCCGGAAACACAGGCTTATCTTATCGTCAACCATTCCTGGCTGGAGCCGGGGTTGAATACACGCGGATTGCCGGCCCGATCGGTTCCGGATTTACTGGAATTACCGGTGTAAGCCAGGGGGTTGTGATTGCCCGAATCAACAACGACCTGGTGCTGGCCGACTTTGAGAAAAACGTACGAAACCTGATTTCTGATATCGAAGAAAGTTATTGGCAACTGTATCTGGCATATCGCCTGTATGATACCCAGGTTGTCGCTCGTAATTCAGCATTACGCAGTTGGCGGGAGGCACATGCCAAACTGGAAGCCGGTGGTACTCGGAACTTCAAACCAGCCGACGAAGCACAGGCGAAAGACCGTCTGTTTGAAACACAATCGCTGGTTCAGGCCACACGAAGCGATATTTACACTGCAGAAAGCCGGTTCCGTCGACTCGTTGGTCTGCCCGTGAATGACGGGAAAATTATTCGACCGATTGATGACCCGATTGCCGCCGAGTTTACTCCAGACTGGAGCATGTGTCTGACGGAAGCGCTGGTACATCGCGTTGAACTCCGCAAACAAAAGTGGAATATCAAAAGTCTTGAATTTCAACATCTGGCAGCAACCAGCCTGACCAAACCACGATTGGACCTGGTTTCCAGTTATCAGGTCAATGCATTCGGCGATCGGCTGTTAAGTCAGAGCAATACAGACGGCATTACTGCACAAGGTTTGCATAGTGCTTACGGAACGTTGATGCAGAACGATCAGGACAGCTGGACGCTAGGATTCGAATTCAGCATGCCCCTTGGTTTCCGGTCTGCTCATGCTCAGGTTGAAAACCTTGAATTTCGATTGTCAAAAGCACGTGCCGTGCTGAAGGCACAGGAAATGGACGTCAGCCAGGAACTGGCGATTACATTCCAGGATTTGACCAAGAACTATGCGACGGCTCAATCCAACTTCAACCGCTGGCGTGCAGCACGTAGACGTGTTGAATTGTTTGACGCAGAAGTTCAAGCTGGAACAACGACACTCGATACCTTGTTGCGTGCTCAATCCAGTCTGGCTGCGGCCGAGACCGAATACTATCGATCACTGGTCTCCTATAATGTTGCGATTAAGAACCTCCACAAATGGAAAGGGACTTTGCTGAAGCACAACAACGTCCACTTAATGGAAGGCGAATGGAATCCTGTGGCTTACCAACAGGCCTTGCGACGTGCCTGGGCAAGAACTCATGGTATCGATGCCCACAAACTGCGTAGCAAGCCGGAACCCTTTGTGGCTGAAGGATATATTGGAGAAGTTGGTGTGATGCCATCAGATGGAGAGACATCGTACTCATCAGAACAGGATGGTCTGACGCCGGATATTCTTCCGGTACCCGAACCAGAGATGAGTCCGGACTACGCTCCGCCGGTACCCTCAGTTCCAGCTGAACCTGCGGCGCGCCTGGAACTCAACGCCCCTCCAAGTAGAAATCCCTTTGCAGCAACTAAAATGGATGCTGCTGTCAAAGTCGTGATTGACGCCGAGGGAGAACAGCCTGTATTTGATATCAGGCAAGTCTCAGCTCAGCAGGATGAGTTACCGATCTCCGAGACAATGGACAACCTGAATCTTGAATTCCGACCTGCCACAAGTTTTGTCGACTAATTAACGTGTCAGATCGGTCATATTGGAAGCAGGTTGGATTATTCGCATTGTCGCAATAATGCAACCTGCTCAGGTTAGAATTTGAGCATTCGCCTTTTTGAAACGTCAATTCTAATTTCCAATACATTTTTTCGTAAGTACATGCTAGATTTAGACGAATGATGTGAGTGAAATACCTGCTGCCGCTTTTTTCGCTTGCCTTGTATTCGTATCGATGTCCATCTCCATCGATTGTTGTATTCAACAGTTGACTTGTTTCTTTTGTTTCCGAGACGTTGATCTTGTGAAAAATCGTTGAAACAATTCAACCTGAGGATTCGGGTTTGAAAGCCCGCCACTGACCAGGCCTGTGGAAAGCATTCAAAAGTTAATTAATGGTGGCTGGACGAATTCACCGTCTCCTGAAACTGATAGCGCTGCTACAGTCGGGACGAGTTTACAACTCTGCACAACTTGCGAGCGAATGCGAAGTCAGCCGAAGGACCGTCTTTCGGGACCTGAGAACGCTTCAGGAATCTGGAATTTACGTTCTGTATGACGAAGAAAAACAGGGCTATACGCTACCCTGGCGAACCATCGTCCCGTTCAAAGATCTGACGTTTGAAGAGGTCCTTGCATTGCTCGTCTTATGTCAGGATCTCGATAAAGCAATCGTCGGGCTCCCTGTGCATCGCTTTGCCCGGTCAGCGTCAACCAAAGTCCTAAACAGTTTACCCGACTCGTTACGGGAAAATGTGATCGACGCTGCCCAATCGATTTCGATCTGGTTCCCGCCATTCAACCCAGCCATGCGTAGCGGAATTCACTACAAAAATCTGTTTAAAGCGACCATCGAAAAAAAGAACGTTCGCATTCATTATACAGGCAGCAAAGAAAAGAAAACGCTTTCTACAATGCTCAGCCCCTATCATATTTTGTATTCGAATCATGAGTGGTTTGTTGTGGGGCGGTCTTCGCTGGATCGTGAAATCAAAGTGTTCCCACTGCTGAAAATTCTGAAATCAGAAATCCTGGAGGAATCCTTCAAGAAACCGTCCCGCTTCAACCTGGACCGATATCTGACCACCTCTTGGAATCCGGCTCGTCAATCCCGTAAAACGATCCCGGTCAAAATTCGTTTCCAAAGCAGTGTCGCGGAAACGGTATCGCTGATGTGCTGGGATCAATCACAAGAGATTAAGAAACTGAAGGGTGGTGTCATCGAATTTCGTGCTCAGGTTGACAGCCTGGAACGGATTTCCGACTGGGCATTAAGTTTCGGCGATCAAGCTGAAGTCATCTCCCCCCGTTCATTTCGCAATCTGATTAAAGATAAAATTGCGAGCATGATGCAAATTTACAGCCCCGGTGTGCATCCCACCTCATGAGTGTTCCTCTCTGCGAATGGCTGGGAGTCTTGGTCAAATCTGTAAAGATTTACGCAAAAAAACGAACTTCTGAGTTCGGAAATGGTCTGATCTATCAGATAGAAGTTGAACCTCGCCGTCCCTGATTTCATTTAAGATCGCGCATGTATACTGATCCCCGGGTAAACGCCGATTATTCTGCGAAACCTCTTAAAATCCCTGCTGAATCTACTGACCTGCCCCACCATTAGGTTTACTATTTTAGAGTAGTAAAACCGTACCCGCTGGCAGGAAATCTCCCAATTTCCGCTTGAACAGCGTCTCAAACAATGTGTCTGACGTCATCCTTTGCGTATGATGTATCCAGCCATGCTGTTTCTTATCCGGGGATCGAGGAAGCATCCCATTCCTGGAAAGACCCAAAACCCAGAAAGACAGTTAGAAGTGGAGATTTTTTCCACTGTCAGATAAAGAACATAAACGAAGTGAGGAAAGACAAAATCATGTCAGATGGAATTCAATTCTCGGAACGGACTTCAGTCGAACAGGTAGAAGAAGGAAATGAGCTGGCTCCGAAATTTGATAAGGACGGTCTGATTCCCGTCGTCACCACCGACTATGCGTCGGGTGAGTTGCTGATGCACGCTTATATGAATGAAGAGGCACTTAAGAAAACCATTGAACTGGGTGAAGCCGTCTACTGGAGTCGCAGTCGCCAGGTACTCTGGCACAAAGGAGCGACCAGCGGGCTGGTCCAGAAAGTAAAAGCCTTGTTGATCGATGATGACCAGGACACGATCTGGATGCGTGTAGAGGTCATGGGTGGCGGCGCCAGCTGCCATGTAGGATATCGATCCTGTTTTTACCGACGCGTCCCCGTCGGGCAGGAAGTGCAGGATAAAGGTCTGGAACTCGAATTTACAGAAACAGAAAAAACATTTGACCCCAAAGAGGTCTATGGAGACGCTCCCAATCCCACAAAACTGTAAACGGTATACCCACCACAGGTGAATTATGAACCATTTCAGTCGACGCGATTTTTTAGCTGCCTCACTGGCTGCTGGCGGGAGTGCGCTTTCTCTCGAACAGTGGGCCTTCGCCAACAGCGAAGAGACCACACAAAACCCGAATTTACAGATTGCCCCGTTTCGCTTTGATGTGTCTCCACCCAAGGGACATTCACTATGTGGCGGCTGGATCAAGCCGGTTGTCGGCTACGATGATTCGCTCGAAGCCATCGGTTATGTACTTTTGGGGGCTGGCAAGCCCATTGTGGTCTGCGCTGTTGACTGGACGGGCTTGTTAAACGACGCCCACATCGCCTGGCGGAAAGCGCTGGCGGACGCTGCTGGCACCAGCATTGACCGCGTCGCCGTGCAATGCGTGCATCAGCACAATGCACCGTTTGCCTGCTTAAACGCCGAACAGATCGTACTCGAGCAGGGCGACCTGCCGCACATTGTCGAACTCGATTTTTTCAGCGAATGCCTGGACAAAGCCCGTAAAGCGGTCGCGAAGGCAATTCCCAAATCGCAGCCAGTGACCCATGTCGCACACAGCCAGGGGAAAGTCGATAAGGTTGCCTCGAACCGCCGCATCGACCGGGACAAGAACGGAAAAATCGTTCGCATGCGGGGAAGCAGCTGTAAAGACGAACGACTGCGAAGCCTGACC
This window of the Gimesia fumaroli genome carries:
- a CDS encoding DUF962 domain-containing protein, which encodes MIQRFMHNYLLRHQNRTNQVLHLIGVPLTFGGLIGFGLAGEWIFAGIAFVTGYLLQFLGHFVEQNDAGELILVKKLLGKPYTEFGPDTQNRMNFDQSSKKSSCND
- a CDS encoding helix-turn-helix transcriptional regulator, whose product is MVAGRIHRLLKLIALLQSGRVYNSAQLASECEVSRRTVFRDLRTLQESGIYVLYDEEKQGYTLPWRTIVPFKDLTFEEVLALLVLCQDLDKAIVGLPVHRFARSASTKVLNSLPDSLRENVIDAAQSISIWFPPFNPAMRSGIHYKNLFKATIEKKNVRIHYTGSKEKKTLSTMLSPYHILYSNHEWFVVGRSSLDREIKVFPLLKILKSEILEESFKKPSRFNLDRYLTTSWNPARQSRKTIPVKIRFQSSVAETVSLMCWDQSQEIKKLKGGVIEFRAQVDSLERISDWALSFGDQAEVISPRSFRNLIKDKIASMMQIYSPGVHPTS
- a CDS encoding TolC family protein translates to MNLRQKLHQLFCGCLITSQLVGCHGLGTDTDLHYLGDKDLQYYEDVATKIEYPAVFEETPEEITFSGKPRTLADRSQDEIWDLPLMDAIHLGLANSEVIRVSGTLGTNGNGLLNNPDGTPTIFDPSIQETNVLLGGSRGVEAALSAFDTTFTTNMLWGRSEQVQNSPFFGGIPGGTLTQETGQFQSGLSKTFANGGQFAVSHNWNYNGSNSTSQLFPSNYSGNTGLSYRQPFLAGAGVEYTRIAGPIGSGFTGITGVSQGVVIARINNDLVLADFEKNVRNLISDIEESYWQLYLAYRLYDTQVVARNSALRSWREAHAKLEAGGTRNFKPADEAQAKDRLFETQSLVQATRSDIYTAESRFRRLVGLPVNDGKIIRPIDDPIAAEFTPDWSMCLTEALVHRVELRKQKWNIKSLEFQHLAATSLTKPRLDLVSSYQVNAFGDRLLSQSNTDGITAQGLHSAYGTLMQNDQDSWTLGFEFSMPLGFRSAHAQVENLEFRLSKARAVLKAQEMDVSQELAITFQDLTKNYATAQSNFNRWRAARRRVELFDAEVQAGTTTLDTLLRAQSSLAAAETEYYRSLVSYNVAIKNLHKWKGTLLKHNNVHLMEGEWNPVAYQQALRRAWARTHGIDAHKLRSKPEPFVAEGYIGEVGVMPSDGETSYSSEQDGLTPDILPVPEPEMSPDYAPPVPSVPAEPAARLELNAPPSRNPFAATKMDAAVKVVIDAEGEQPVFDIRQVSAQQDELPISETMDNLNLEFRPATSFVD
- the hisI gene encoding phosphoribosyl-AMP cyclohydrolase, which translates into the protein MSDGIQFSERTSVEQVEEGNELAPKFDKDGLIPVVTTDYASGELLMHAYMNEEALKKTIELGEAVYWSRSRQVLWHKGATSGLVQKVKALLIDDDQDTIWMRVEVMGGGASCHVGYRSCFYRRVPVGQEVQDKGLELEFTETEKTFDPKEVYGDAPNPTKL